Within the Pseudomonas guangdongensis genome, the region TGCCAGGCTGTTGCCATCCGGGCTGTGGCAGGCGCCGCACACGGCGGTCTTGGCCTGGCCGGCAGCGGCGTCGCCAGCAGCCTGTGCCAGACCGGTAACGCCCAGGGTCAACAGCAGACTCACGAGTAGTTTGTTCATCAGCTAATCCAACTACGGCTAAGTGGGGAATGGGGTAGGCGGACTTACTTGCTCATCCACTCGATGGTGGCTTTGTAGTCCTCGGCGCTGCAGTCCATGCACATGCCGCGCGGCGGCATGGCGTTCAGGCCGTTGGTAACGCTGGCGACCAGTGCGTCCATGCCTTTTTCCAGGCGCGGTTTCCAGGCTTCGGCATCGCCCTTTTTCGGGGCTCCGGCGACGCCGGCGTTGTGACACACGGCGCAGGCCTTGTTGTAGAC harbors:
- a CDS encoding c-type cytochrome, with product MKKLLLAVSLAAMTASVQAAQEPEAVYNKACAVCHNAGVAGAPKKGDAEAWKPRLEKGMDALVASVTNGLNAMPPRGMCMDCSAEDYKATIEWMSK